GCTGCCCTGAAGGGGCCGCCCTGAAGGGTACACGGTGAGGGGATTCCGTGAGGGGACACCGTGAGGGGCCGCCATGAGGAGACACCGTGAGGGGTCACCATGAGGGGACACCGTGAGGGGCCGCCATGAGGGGACACCGTGAGGGGCCGCCATGAGGGGACACCGTGAGGGGCCGCTGCTCCCCGGCCccgggggcagccccagcctctccccgCTCATCCAGGTTGTCCGCGGCGCACTCGCTCCTCCAAACTCATCTAAATTACATCAATAACAGAGCGCACTCTTTAATGAGCTCTCAACTTTAAAGACTTGAAGGATATTAACAAGCCGCTTGACAAATGGTGCTTAGAAGCACATTAAAGACGCTGCTAATGGAGCGCATAATGACGGCTAATTTTCGATCAGATATAAATTAGAGCCCCAACAGTTATTTGCCTTAAGGACTTTATGTAAATGATCCTGTTCTGTATAAACGGGGAGgcgagcccagcccagccccggcgcGCCGCCGAGCGATGCCGCAGCCCGACGGGGcgcgctgcccccggccccgccgccgcgcaAGCTCCGCGGGCCCGCACCGCCACCCGCGCACCGCGGCACCGCTCCACGCCCCAGCGCCGCCCGCCTTCCCCGGCCGCGGGAGGAGGGGCGGAGGCCGAAGGCTTGTCCCTCTGGGGCTGGCGGAgggggcaggggacagtgccCAGCGCCCGCGGGGGGCCCAGACCAACCCGGCCTCCGCCCATCTGCGGAGCCGGACCCCGCACACACACACGCTCCCGGAGTGTCCCAGCTGCCGCCCGGCGCGCTGCGGGCGCCTCTTTTATCCCTCCGTTGTTTTCGTTCGGGGGTGGTGGCCGGTTTGGGGGCagggttttggttggtttgctCTTTTAGGTTggtttctttctatttcttgtttttaatttttttttctttttttttttttttttttgtcaacaaGTGCCAGCTGAGGGCCCGGCCCCGGTCCAGGGAAGGCGTGACCTATCCCGCGCAGCGGCCGCGGCTCCTGCCCgcccacccccggccctgcccggcctcCGGGATGCTCCCGCACGGAGGAGCCGTGTCAGCAGGTCAGCAactcccctgccctgggaaggggGTCCCGGCTGTCTGGGGGAACCCGCGGATTTTCCTGGGGGAGTTTTTTGGCTGTTGGGCTGTGATTCTTCTTCTAACCCCCACCCCCCGCCCCGCTGATTTGCGGTGTGTCCTCGTCTTCCCTCCAAGCCCCTCGTTTACCTTTGCGGGGCGCGCTGAGCCGCAGCCGCGGGGCAGGTTCCCCTCCTCCGGGAGAGCTCGGGGGTCTCACCTGccaaaacaacaacagccaTAAAGGAGGGAGGGGAACGTAGTCCCTTCATCGTCTCCACCCCGGTCACCGCGGCGGGGTCACAAACCAGCTGGGCTATCCCAGgagtgggcactgctggggtttCCTCCGAGAGAGGATCTGGGGAGGGAAAACGACTGCCCGCCCCCATCCTCGGCGGGGCAGCGGCTGGGGGCCGGGGCGGGAAGGGGCGCGGGAGTTGCGCGGGCGCGGAGGGCCCCGCTGGAGGCCGTACTCAcccgggcggccccggggctgcgcCTCCTGCTCCGCGCTCGACGCCCCGATCCATCGATTTGTTCCTGGAAAAACGCGGCGCGTTCTTATAGCAGCTACGAGCAATTAATATTGCATTAaccctattaaaaaaaaaaaaaaaaaaaaaaaaaaaaagagagagagagaaagaaagaaaaaaaaaaaaaaaaaaggaaaagaaaggggaaaaccCGCACCCCGGCAAAGCCATTTATTATTAACGCGAGGGTAATTGGAGACCCGAGACGCGGATGTGTGCGTGTCGTGGGGCAAGGCAGGCAAACACAGGCGTGACAGTGTGGCGGGAAGGAAGGGGAGCCGAGGGTGGCTAATATTTAATTTCAGGTCTGTGGTTTTCTAATTCGAGATTAAAAGCAGTCACGTCTTTGAAGCCAGACACTTGGTGTAAATGTACAGTTAAAATATTCTATTCTACAGTCCCCAGACAGAGCTCTGCTACTCCCAGGcttcattaaattttaattatcaTCCCAGACTGGAGCGAGGAAAGAGGGGGAAGACTGTCCACCTAATTGCAATTGATAAAGGCAAAGAAACCGAGATATTTTTCCTCGCCGTGCACGCACAGcagttgtttttgttgttgttgttgttttaatgcGGGCAAAGCCCGGCGAGAGCAGCGTGAGCATCTCCGCCTATAGATCTGCTGTTTACAAAAGACGCACGTGAAGGAAGGCCGGGAAGTGATGCTGTGGATGGGTGTTGGGGGAGAGGGGGggctcctggaggagctggcgAAAGATCAACGGAAGAGGCGAGGACCCTCATTAGAGCTCGTCAGCTTATTGTCTCCCAAAACAAAGCACgctctgcctcagccctgctcgGCCCGGCCAGCggaggggctgccctggcacccgGCCCGGCTCTCCCGGATCCCGGGCACCTCTGCACCCCCACACTCCCTCAGCCCCCCGGCTCCTCCGTGCCTTTTCGTTTGTTAATCACCTGCAAGTACGGGACCGGCAGGTACTGGGGGAAGTCGGCTAATTGCCCCAGGTTTTTAATTTGGCAAACTAGAGAGCGATCTATCTCCAggcagtaaaaggaaaaaataaaacccaccGCGTTTGCTTTCTAAGCAGCTTCCTATTATCACATCGCcacttaattttatttccattctctCCAAGTTAAATAGAAAGCCCAGCTCACAGGGGAGCTGCCATGTGCCTACAGACTGGGGATGTCAAGCAGAGAGACTCACAGTGCAAAGTTAATTTCAATTCCCGAGGAGGATTTCACATTCTCGCTCGCTCTGACCCACAGTAATTAGCTGAGATAACTAATGATTACTTACTTATTCCTTGTAATTATCTGGATTTAATAATTCGCTGTGTAATTTATTAATTCGCCCGTAATAGCCTTTAAGTGAATGGCTCATTTAAGAGGGCGCAGCGGCGGTTCAGGGGCTGCTCGCTGCTCGCTGCCTTCGCCTGCTCACGGTCTGGGGGGACTCTGCTGTTTTCGAGGGCCTAACCCTGGCCCCCCGACGGCCGCTCCCCCGCTTCCTCCTGCCCTACCTCACCTCGTGGAACGAGCCCCGCGCCCGCGGAGGTTGCgcggcagcccagcccaggggggAGCGGGCAGGGAGGCACTCCCCgcctggggggctcccggcGGGGCGCGCAGGGTCGGGGCCACCCCCCCAAAAAGCGGCGAGCCCCGGCCGCGGAGGGAGGAGCGGGCAGCCCGCCCTGCGCGCCCGCGGGGCTCAGCCGTGCCGTGCGGGGGCCGCGACGGTAACGACAGCGACAGGGCTGGGGGGCCGCGGGGAGGGCACCGCCGAGGACACGGCGCCTGTGCCCGCCGGTCCTCGGGGCGCCAGGCCCTGCCTCCGCGCCCGCGGAGCCGCCGGCACCCTCGGCGTGCCCGGGCGGTTttgaagctgcagctggagctggtggctgGGCGGAAATATGAATACTTAATCGTGGTTCGTGTATGATCTCCCTCCCCCCCTCGCCCGCCGCCGTCGGGGTTTTTTCCCCGGCTTTTGTGAGCGCCGCGCGGGGaaattccttttcccttttcaaatgTGGGGGTTATTTTCTCGCCTTAGCTTGCGGGGCACCCTCGGCTCCCCCTGGCCGGGGTTGGGGGGGACAGAGCGGCCCGGGGAGCGGGGACACCGCAGAGCCGCACGTCCCCGCTCCCCGCGCAGGCACTGCCGAGCCGCGGAGCTGTCCCTGGTGCTGCCGCCGCTCCCGACCGGGGCCGCTCCCGACCGGGGCCGCTCCCGACCGGGGCCGCTCCCGACCGGGGCCGCTCCCCCTGCCCGGAGCGGCGCGGAGCTCGGGCAGAGGCTGGCGGTGGAAAAACAAGAAGCGGCAAACGCGCTTTGCCAATGAAacataaaaattctgttttcttttttttttaatgaaagacgatttaacaacatttaaaaataacttagtACATTACCAGAATAAATAAACCTCctattaacaaaacaaaaccaacaaaataaaaaaaagaaacccaaacaaaaaccaacgAAATCGGGTCATATACAGAACTTAAGACTTCAAACAGTCTCGGATAGAATAGCGATACAGCGAAATCTGTAAGAATATATCTATATGTGCGTCAACGCCaatgaaatatttacaataCATACAGGTACCCAACCGAGTACCCTCAGTTTATTGTTGTTGTTCCAAAAAGAAATGTACCAAACCGGTTGTGAATTTACAAGCAGTGCAGCCTCTCTCGCTCGCTCGCTCCCCTTCCCTACAAATTTTAATTTGGCTTTTCTACAAACAGACCTCCAAAAAGGGACTTTCCTCCGTGGAAAAGTATTGCAATTAAAGGTAATAAATAACcgagcaaataaataaataaacaaacaagcaaccggatagataaataaataaccGAGCCGGTGTGAATACCGTCGCGATACACCTTTGAAATCGAGAGAGACGGATATTGTGCTGGCAAGAAACCCGAAGCGACAACCCCACCACCCCCCGCCCCCCAGCGCTGTCACCTACGCGGCCACGTCCTTCTCACTTCGGGAGCAGCGTGCGGTGGGGACAATGTGGGAATCCCCATTAAATATGTAACGCGGTAAACAAATACCTCGGACAGTGAATCAGGCTACACAAATAATGTAGGACATCTACTATAGGGTGCCGACGCCGTACGAATAAGAATACTCGCCAGAGAAATACCTTAGGTTCAGGTGACAATTTACAAATGGCCAAAAGGGAcattcagaagaagaaaagctcACGTTCATAAATCCTAccaacacaaaatatttgattctcactaacaattttttttacttttatcaaGACTTAGATTAAAGAGGTGTAATTAATTAGAATGAGCACAAAATGAAGTTGCTAGAGagataaattaataatttacaagGGGTTGTTTGGCAGTAATCTAATAATAGCTTTTGAAGACCAGTGAACACAGCAGGATCAGCTCTTTCCCTAAGCGTTATAactccagagaaggaaaaggataaTAACCacagtaaaaatatatatatatttatatatttataatacgcagtgtaaatgcagaaaaacctgccatcttttttttaatcattattattattattattatttaaatcaaaatacttTTGAGACGTCTCTCACGGTGCGAAGCCTCAACTCTAGATTCAAGTTTGGGTCCCGAGAAAGCCATGACATCGTGGCCACCCCGCTGCCACCCGGGCGAGGTCTGTTAGGAATAAAAACCAGCGGTACTTGCCGGGGCGGGTCCGGGCGCGGCTCTGCGGGGAAGTTCCCCCCGAAAGTtgggcgcggggcgggcggcagggtgggctggggttgtttgggattgttttcctcctttccttgtCGTCGTTCTCGTTGTTCATGGAATTTAGTGTCGGTGACGGTGACGCTGATGCTGTCGGTGCTGCTCCGCGGCCGGCTCAGATGCCCGCCGAGTACTTCATGCGCTTCTGCTTCTGGCGCTGGTTGCAGAACCAGACGCGGACCACGTTCTTCTTGAGGTCCAGCTTCTCGGCGATGGCGGCGATCTTCTCGGAGGAGGGCCGGGGCTGCAGGGCGAAATAGGCCTCCAGCGAGCGCTTCTCGGGGGCGGCGATGGAGGTCCGCTTGCGCTTCTTCTCCGCGCCGCTGAACAGCTCGGGCTTGGCCAGTTTCTCGCGGTGGGACTTCTCGGCCTCCTCCAGCCACGCCTGCAGGATGGGTTTGAGGGCGATCATGTTGTTGTGGGAGAGGGTGAGGGACTCGAAGCGGCAGATGGTGCTCTGGCTGAGGGAGCCCACCCCCGGGATCTTCAGGTTGGCCAGCGCCGAGCCCACGTCGGCCTGGGTCACCCCCAGCTTGATGCGGCGCTGCTTGAAGCGCTCGGCAAAGGCCTCCAGGTCGCGGGGGTCGGCGTCCACGTCGCTCATGCAGCCCATGTGGGCCGGCAGCCCGTGGGCGTGGGCCATGCCCAGCGCCGCCGGGTGCATGGGGTTCATGCCGGCCATGTGCGGAGCGTGGCCCGGCGTGGAGACCACGGCGCCGTCGGGGGCCGCCATGGCCCCCAGCGCCAGCCCCGGCGTCAGGTGCTCCAAGAGTTCCCCCTCCAGCGCCTGGTGcggctggtggtggtggtggtggtggtggtgatggtggtggtgggtgCCCGACAGGGCGGACGGGTGGGAGATGGGcacggaggaggaggaggcggccgAGGTGCAGGGGATGGTGTTCATGGTGTGGTACGTGGCGTCCGGCTTGAAGGGGCTGTGGTGCGGcgggtggtggtggtggctcTTGCTCGGGGAGACGATGTCCACCGCTGCCAGGGCTTCGGCGCGGGCCAGCAGGCTCTCGTCCAGACCGCCGAATATATTGCTCTGCAATTGCAAATAGAAGGCACACATAACGCTCAGCAGGGAATTCGCCTCCCCGCGCACTCCGCCGTGCCACTAAAACCTTCCCAGCATGTTAAAAGAGAAAtcctggagaagggagggggGATGGGGTGGtgggggggaggagaggagaggagaagagggagCGAGCGGGGCGAGGGAGCGGGCGCGGCGCGCAGCCGCTCGCGCAGAGgagccgcggcgggcgggcgggcggacggacggacggacggacacACGCACCAGCCGCACGCAGCATCCCAGGTCATAAAAATTAATACGAGCGGCAAGAGCCGCCGCATGCATAAGTTGGGCGAGCGCCCGGCGGCGCCGGGTGATTTGCTGCACGGCCATGAAAAAATCATCAGGCGGATCCGGGGGGCCGCCGAGGGGCTCCCCTTAAAGtggggcggcgggcggcgggcacCTACCGGAGGGGCGGGCAGGCAGGCCCGCCGCATCGcctccgcgccgccgccgctgccgccggggcCGGAGCCCGAGCTGGAgccggagccgccgctgccgctgccgccggaGCCGGAGCCGCGTCCGGCGGAGCCGCCGGTGCcggtgctgctgggggagctggcggcgggggcggcggcgccggcggaGGGACAGGGCGAGGCGGTGTGCAGGGCCGAATACTTGGTTTCGTGGaggccgccgccgctgccgccgccgtgGGGGAGGCCGAAAGGCTGCTTGCTGCTCAGAGACATCATCATGGTTctcgccgccgccgcggcccggcccgccggcAGCCGGCCGCCGGAGGAGGGcaggggcgcggggccgggggcccGAACCCCCCGGAAAAGCCACAGGAGCCCCGCGCCCCCACCGCccgaaaaattaaaaaaagaaaaaaaatcccactcgTCCCCCAGCCGGCTGCCCGAGCCCCGCCGGGGACGAGAGGGAGAGGCGGCTCCGGCGAGCCGGGGATGCGCGGGGGATGCGCGGGATGCTCCCGCCCGCCTGCCCGCCCTCCGCCCGGGCGCTCGCCGCTgtccgccgccgcctccgctcCGGCGCCGGCCCTCGCCTCTCGCGAAGTGCCCTCCCTGCCGCCGCGCCGGTGGGTTTTactctctcccctccctcccctcccctctcgCCTGTCACTACAGCCCAACTCCTCGGGAAGGGCCCTCCGCGCCTGCCTCCTCGGCCCCGGCCCCCTCCTCCgccgctccctgcccgccccccgCCGCTCCCACGCCCACGCGTGCTCCCACACTCACCGCCGCGCCCCGTCGCCTCCcggaaaggggagggaaaaagccaaagaggaaaaaaaaaaaaaaaggaaaaaggagggggaagcGACCACCCCGCCGCCTCAAATCCACCctccatgaaaagaaaaaataattagaaaaaaacaaaaagggggGATGGGGGGAAAGTCCGGTCCGGGCTCACCACGCACCTGCAGCCCGAGTGTCCCGCCGCTGCTCCGGCACCGCTCCGGGGGGCGGCAGGGGCGGGGGCGCGCCGGGCGCTgcgcgggggcagcgcggggaagggccgggagcggcggccAGGGGCTGCCCCCGCCGGCGTCCCCCATCGGCGGGGAGCAGCGGGCATCCTCCTGCAACAGCGCACCGCTAGCCCGCCAATTTCCCACGCCTgtctaacaggaaaaaaagaaatggaaaaggaaaaaaaatgaaaaaagagaaaaaagaaatcgGGGAAAGTCAGCTTTCCTGGAGGTGGTCGGGTTTATTTCCATGAATTTCACTTTGCAGCAGTAAGGTTAAAATAAGTGCTTAGGTGTTTAATTTCTCACCTAAACAGCAGACTTGGTAATtttaagggaaataaaaaaaattacattgtaTCAGCTCTCACTGTCGCCAGCTCggagaaatgaaataaatcaaaCTTAAAAGCTTGAGTATCATTTAATTATGGTGTGAATAGCGCTTGGAAAGAAGTAGAACAACATCTCTAAACAAATTATGGCCGGGCCAGGAAGGAATTATTAGATTGAAATTTCATTTAGGCTCGGGAGACACGGCGCTTCAATATGTAATCTGTTATGCCTCATCTGATTTGTATGCTTAATTCAGCTTGACGATTTTATTAGTTTTCATAATAGTAAAAAAATTGAGCAGCACTATGGGCTAATGCATTGTGTGTACTATAAATTGTATGTCACCGTTGAAAGGCTGAAGTCTATAGAAATCTTTTATTAATGACAACATAGGAAAGAGGATTTTCTTGCAAGCCTTTAAGGAGTTCATGCCAAACCTCCGCGCTTCGTGTCTCGGTAGGCTATTAACATATCGTCATACTAATTAGGCTACTTCATGAGTGATATAATTTCAAACTTTAAATTATGTTCTAATTAACAAGGGTTGTCCAATTTGCTTAATCTTCAAAAGGCTTTTGGCTTGTCTAATTAGTCTAAAGCATCGAGCATCTCCAACGCCCAAGAAAGAGCCATCAATAATGTTTTGCGCGTTTTGAGGCGATCGCGGGCCGAGCCCACGCGGGTGCGGCCCGCCCGtggcgggcagggctggcagagggctggcagcgctggcagagctggcagggaggcCGCTGTCCCCCGCCTCCCTCCGCCGGGGTCCCCGCAGCGCCCGGCCGCTCCTGCGCCCCCTCCTCCCCGGCAGCGGCCGCAGCCCTGCGCGCCTCGGCGCGGGCGTGCCGGGAGCTGTGCGGAGAACGGGTGTgcggggggaaaaaagggaagaaaaagaagagaatacCTCGTTGGCACGGGGAGGTCCGAGGGCAGGCAGCCTGCCGGGTGCGCTGAGCCGGGGAAAGGGCTCTGCCCGCCCGGCTCTCCGGCTCAACTTTGGCGGAGAGAAATGCGAGGAGGAACCCCCCCCGCTATACATTTAACCCCTCCCGCACTGAGTTTAATTACTCGCGATAGTTGTTCTAATGTATGCTGTCACACGGGAGAATTGAGAACGCATATCGTTAATATGAATTAATCTTGATTTTAATAGCAACTGACAGGCGATCTCCAAAACGCCGAGCGCTCATCGCCGCTCCGAACGGCCGCCACCGGGACGCGGAGCGGCGCGGCCGCGTAGCTGGGCCAACTTTCCCCGGTGCCGGGCCCGGGGTGACCCGGGGGTCCCCGCGGTGGCTCTCCGCGCTGCAGGGACTCTccgcggctccggccccgccagCGCCGCGCTGCCGCTGTGCTCGCTGCCGGCAGCGCCTTGCCCGCGGCTCCACCGCccagcaccttcccttccccccgTCCTTTtcctggtgatttttttctgttggatatttgtttgtgtttgggtGTCGGTGTTTTTTTCGTGGAGCCCCCGCGCTGCCCATCCGCAGCCCCCGCCCGGAGTCGGGAGGGGCGCCGGGGGGAGCCGCAGCAGCCGCGGAGCCTCCGCCGCCCCCCGGCACCTCGGCGGCCCCGCGGGCCCCGCAGCCGGCTCTGCGCACCTCTGGGCTGCCTAAATAAAAGGAGAGCTCCCCCTCCGACTTACCCACGCCCACACCCTGACCCACGCAGACATCTGGGGAGAAATCACTGTCGCCTCTCATGTATCCATGTTCTGATTTACGATTAAAATTTAAAGACGCGCATTCATATTTTACCGAACCTAATGCGCCCTATGAATTTTTAATCCATTAAGATGCGGGCTACACTTTGAGCAAACTCTACCTTTGTtttgagggcagggcagcgccggccccggccctgccACCCGGTGTTCCGCACCGCTCCCGGTCCCCGCCGCCTCCGGGACCTCCCCCGGGGCTCGGGGCACAGGGGGGACCCGGCCCCGCCGTCGCGGGGGCTCCGCGGGTGCGGACACATGCACCGGCCCGGGACGCCCCGTTGGGGCATCCCCGCACTTCGGCGGTGCCTGGGCACCCCCGGCCCCCTCGGTGCCTCCAGCCCGGCATCGCCGCCCGCACCGGCCCGTGCTCCCCCTCTCGCAAATCTCCTCCCCCGCTCCAAACCtgcggccgcgccgccgccgcgagCTGAGTCAAGTCACGAAGTCAAACTTCAAGCCCGGAACGATCAATGAAGAGTTTTGCCGTCCGTGGCGCCTCGTGCTTCCTGGCActaaaataaatgcaagaaaTCGAAACTTAATTACTTGAAAGAAATCCAGAAATCCCTCTGCATAATTTATCCAGGCATTTTTTCGTGGCGTTTGTGTTGAATGCACGCGTTTGACTCCGCACGCTCCTCTCTCCAGCGCCGCCCCCCTCGGCAGGAGCGGGGCGCCGGCCGGGCGGGGGGTGCGGGCCCGGAGCCGCGGACCCCCGGCTGAGGGGCGAGGTGGGAAGAGAAATCCTCATCTGTGCCACTCTCTTTTCCCCCATCCGAGAGCATCTCCTGGGGCCGGGTGGCAAGAGGGAACCTCtcctcagtgcctgcagggTCTGAGCCCTGAGCCGGGCACTCCGCAGGTATTTTCTGATCAGGAGTGCCTGGCGTAACAAGCCGAGGCTCCTAAGCGTGATGGAAAGTGCCAAAAGCGTAACTCAGTTATTGTGACGAATCCCTCTCCCCCGTTGCCATCCCCCCGTGGATGCCACGCTCCTCAAGGATGGATGCCACacctgggagctgggggtgcgACCCTGAGCGGCGCTGCAGCCGCTGtctcctcctgcagggctctcctgcCATCCAGCCCGGCTGGggagagccctgcctgctgaGCCTGGCGCTGAGTTCCCTACGACTGGAACTCTGCCGGCTCGGGAGCAAACTTTATCATAGACACCTCATCGAGAACTTGAAGTAATGttatgaaagaatgaaaaatacatttgggAGCTGCCTGGAAACTGAAGTACATTTTGATTTAACTTACATTAACAGAAACCTAATGTAGAAGTGAAGGGATCTAACAAAAccattaataatttaaaaataattacagataGTCTATCCTTACTATTCATAACCACTCAACATTTTAGACAAAGAGAGCTGAATATTCTTCGTGGGAGAACGATGTGAGCAGACTGCTAAGCAGGAGCCATCCAGCTTGCAgtgcctctcctctgctctcacaCATCTCACATTCCCCTCAGCACGCAGGACACCGTTCCAAAACTGCTTTTCCAAGGGGAGGGTGGAGGTGGAGGCAGGGCCTGATTTGTACAGGGCTTTTTGGCATTCATTTTGGCACGGATTTCAACTCCTCCTCTTTGTTGGAGCTGCTGTTTAAGGTGGCACCAGTGTGGCAGGGGAGACCAAGAACAGTCCTATAGCTCCTCAGGCTCTTCCAAGGCTCTGCCAGTCCTGGAGACCTCAGGAAAGGCCTTTTTCACCCACAGCCTTGGCTAACACCGGTGGCAGTGGTGACTCCTGCCCCCTGTTCTGTGTCATCCAGCTGGTACCAGCACAGCAGTCACTTGCTTGGCTTGCCATGGCACTGtacaaaaggtttttttaatacattcagTTTAATTCAAGTTTCCATTGTATGCTTTATAGCTCAAGGGTTGTGAGTGTCCTGCAAGGCCTTTTGCCTGTATTTCTGATTGTTTGCATTTggggttgtttctttttctgaggtACACCTGCTGTGCAAACACTGTAAAATCAGAGCAGCTGGATATGCAGCAAACTTCACTGCTCTTCCTTACAGATCAAGATAAAATTGTGAAGAGGGGAATTCAGACATGAAGTGGCTtctaaagcaaaagaaacactGCATAATACAAAGCAGATAAATTCAGATCTAACTCTCACATGAACACAGGAACCCACCTCACAAACCATCTCACAGGTGGGAGCCTTCCCTAACCACATCCCCAGCTCCTACTTGCATTGAAAACATTAAGACCTCATGGatcattaaaaggaaaaaaaaaatcataaatcaCAGTGAATGT
This sequence is a window from Prinia subflava isolate CZ2003 ecotype Zambia chromosome 18, Cam_Psub_1.2, whole genome shotgun sequence. Protein-coding genes within it:
- the POU4F2 gene encoding POU domain, class 4, transcription factor 2 isoform X2, whose translation is MMMSLSSKQPFGLPHGGGSGGGLHETKYSALHTASPCPSAGAAAPAASSPSSTGTGGSAGRGSGSGGSGSGGSGSSSGSGPGGSGGGAEAMRRACLPAPQLQSNIFGGLDESLLARAEALAAVDIVSPSKSHHHHPPHHSPFKPDATYHTMNTIPCTSAASSSSVPISHPSALSGTHHHHHHHHHHHHQPHQALEGELLEHLTPGLALGAMAAPDGAVVSTPGHAPHMAGMNPMHPAALGMAHAHGLPAHMGCMSDVDADPRDLEAFAERFKQRRIKLGVTQADVGSALANLKIPGVGSLSQSTICRFESLTLSHNNMIALKPILQAWLEEAEKSHREKLAKPELFSGAEKKRKRTSIAAPEKRSLEAYFALQPRPSSEKIAAIAEKLDLKKNVVRVWFCNQRQKQKRMKYSAGI
- the POU4F2 gene encoding POU domain, class 4, transcription factor 2 isoform X1; its protein translation is MMMSLSSKQPFGLPHGGGSGGGLHETKYSALHTASPCPSAGAAAPAASSPSSTGTGGSAGRGSGSGGSGSGGSGSSSGSGPGGSGGGAEAMRRACLPAPPVGSNIFGGLDESLLARAEALAAVDIVSPSKSHHHHPPHHSPFKPDATYHTMNTIPCTSAASSSSVPISHPSALSGTHHHHHHHHHHHHQPHQALEGELLEHLTPGLALGAMAAPDGAVVSTPGHAPHMAGMNPMHPAALGMAHAHGLPAHMGCMSDVDADPRDLEAFAERFKQRRIKLGVTQADVGSALANLKIPGVGSLSQSTICRFESLTLSHNNMIALKPILQAWLEEAEKSHREKLAKPELFSGAEKKRKRTSIAAPEKRSLEAYFALQPRPSSEKIAAIAEKLDLKKNVVRVWFCNQRQKQKRMKYSAGI